ATGACGACGTCAAATTGTTCGTAAATTGTATTCATAGGTGTCGGTATGCAGAATTATCAGCTTCAGAATTCCATTCGGTCATAGTGTCGGCGGTGGCAGCCATATAGTCGGCCCCAGCTTCCCCAACTTTGCCGGGGGCAGGACCTTGGGCCCTCTCAGCTTGGGGAAGGACCATTCCCTGGGGGGCAACTAACACAATAACTTCTACGGAAGTACCAGCTGGACACGGTAAATCCTGGAGCAGGAGCGTGCCATCTTCTGTCAATGTCGTAGCTAGTTTGTAAGCATTGATAGACATTATGTAGCAGTGTGAAATGTGGACCCTTTACAACCAAAAGAGTTTTAAATTTTCAACATTATCTTAGGCAATGATGAACCAGTGCAAAATAGATACTGAGGAGAAAATAGTCTTTGGTCGGATAGAAGACATATTAGCAGAAAAGTAAACAATTCGTGGGAATAGTCACCTTTATAATTGTTTTTAACTCCGACAACCATAATCAGTCAGACCATGTATTGTCAATATTTACAGAACCTTTATTAGATAAGCCCTTTGCCCGGGACGACAAGCTAAAGTATGTACTAGTAAAATTCATTACTTTAAGATGAGAACTGTTCTCCAACTTCACTTCTGAATGGTTTTTGTCCCAAATTTTGAACCAGCATGGGGCAGGGACCAAAGTAAACGATAATACTTTTTTCCCATTATTTTCCCAAGGAAATCTCCCTGGGTGGATGCAGTTATTACTTATCAATCTCAAGTTTAAAAGCTAGCTAGAAGATTTTAGGTCTTGGTGGTCATAGGCAAAATTGTCTGAGGGCGGCGGCGGTAGCTTCGGGTTGTTCCAGATGGGGCACATGGCCACAGGCATCAAGCCAGATTAATTGACTCTGGGGCAAAAGATTTTGGAATCGTTCAGCCGCTCTAACACCCAAAATTTTGTCCTGTTTACCCCAAATAATTAGGCTAGGCAAAGTAATTTGCCCCAATTGCTCGGCAAAGGAGCCATAACCACCACTTTTGCTGAAGGCAATCAATCCTTCGCTCCAACCCGGGCAGGTTAAATGGGCAGCGGCACAGAGGCGGGCATCTTCACTGGCTAGACTCCGGTTGTAATAGGCGGTCTGGCCAATACTTTGTCTGACCTGTGGGCTGGCTAAAAAATTGGTTAGCCAACGGTCCAACGGTGGAAACATGAGCCGACTGGCAAAGGGTTGTTTCGCGAGGCCAGCACTATCTATTAGCACTAGTTTTTTGACCCGTTCGGGAAAGCTGAGGCAAAAATCTAGGGCCACTGCTCCCCCCATGGATACCCCCACTAAGGTAATGGGTTCTTGAATAATTGTTTGCCAAAAGTGGTCTAGGTGAATTTTGATGTTGGCTGGGGTGGGTAGTAATATCTTGGATCTAGTTGTGAAACCAAATCCCAGCAAATCAATGGCGATCGCCCGAAAATTTTTTTTGATTAGGGGCAGTAGGCGACGAAACTCCAACACCGAACTGTCAAAGCCATGTATAAAAAGCATGGGTTCCCCCTGGCCTTCATCCATATAGTTGGTGTCCACGGTGATGGCACTGGGGTGGTCTGGGCCATGGATGGTTAGGGAAACTTGTTGCATTTGTCGCCAACATTCCCAGGAGGTTGCTTCAGTAAATGCCGGTGCGGGAAGGGTTAGGGAAGGAGTCATACTCAAATGGTGCTGGCTAAAAATGGCGATCGATAATTGGGGTTAGGAGAAATTGGCCTACCCAAAAACCCCTGGGGAAGCCGTGGTAGGATTAGGCGAAAATAATCTCCCGACGAAAATTGGGGCGAAACTCACTATGGATTCAGGCAAAATCGTGGCCATTGTCACCGGTGCCATCTCAATTATTTTAGCTGTAGCGTATCTAGTTTTAGTACAAATTCTCGACTTTCGTGGCGAAATGGTGCCAGCGCCGATGGAAACCATGGGTCTGCTTACCCACATTACGGCGATCGCCAACGGCTCATTGTTGCCCTTTAGTTGAGCATTGCCCGTTAGTTATCCCCTAACCACGAACAGGGTCAGCTATAATCAGAACCGTACAAATCTTTACATTAAGCGTTGCCATGGCTGTCTCGGCAAAAATTGAAATTTATACATGGAGCACTTGCCCTTTTTGCATGAGAGCCCTGGCTTTATTGAAACGTAAAGGAGTAGAGTTCCAAGAATATTGCATTGACGGCGACAACGAAGCAAGGGAAGCCATGGCGGCAAGGGCCAACGGCAAAAGGAGCTTGCCCCAAATTTTTATTGACGACCAACACATTGGTGGCTGTGATGACATCTATGCCCTAGATGGTGCAGGCAAGTTGGACCCCCTGCTCCATAGTTAGGCTGGCTAATCTTATTCGTATATATATTATTTGTCTTCAACCATTACGGCTTCTGCCCCCATCCCAAGGATATTGACCCTGTGAAACTGGCTTTTATTATCGATCCCCTAGAAAAACTCGATCCGGGC
The genomic region above belongs to Synechocystis sp. PCC 6803 substr. PCC-P and contains:
- a CDS encoding alpha/beta fold hydrolase translates to MTPSLTLPAPAFTEATSWECWRQMQQVSLTIHGPDHPSAITVDTNYMDEGQGEPMLFIHGFDSSVLEFRRLLPLIKKNFRAIAIDLLGFGFTTRSKILLPTPANIKIHLDHFWQTIIQEPITLVGVSMGGAVALDFCLSFPERVKKLVLIDSAGLAKQPFASRLMFPPLDRWLTNFLASPQVRQSIGQTAYYNRSLASEDARLCAAAHLTCPGWSEGLIAFSKSGGYGSFAEQLGQITLPSLIIWGKQDKILGVRAAERFQNLLPQSQLIWLDACGHVPHLEQPEATAAALRQFCL
- the grxC gene encoding glutaredoxin 3, with the protein product MAVSAKIEIYTWSTCPFCMRALALLKRKGVEFQEYCIDGDNEAREAMAARANGKRSLPQIFIDDQHIGGCDDIYALDGAGKLDPLLHS